One window of Bacteroides sp. genomic DNA carries:
- a CDS encoding PspC domain-containing protein, producing the protein MKKTLTVNISGIVFHIDEDAYEKLNQYLASVRRHFTPDDGCDEIMADIESRIAETLQEKISDSKQVVSLQDVQAVISQLGEPDQIGGEEEPATEEAGKRIRTEKTQRRLYRDPENAILGGVAGGLGAYFQVDVTWIRVAFVLFTFVYGFGPLLYLILWIVVPKARSTAEKLEMRGEKVTISNIERTIREELGDVKKNLQDFSEEAQDTFKKKSDFAYQDSPRRNFATFAGNFFRVFFKVVGILIGLFLMFLGVFLLVGFASALLGGPVLIDSDFGVQLFSFPALAEIFFNNRTLINLAIIGIILTLGIPLLAMVYAGARLIFGFDARIRYFGFVTFMLWVAGLGICLFIFLSGARNFSSQRSFTQEVSIPVPEAGRLILDVDEQKIRDLGISPDRNLKSGSWDLLWMTETGQRNGIPRLRIITTTSDEIRLIITKESRGLSPSVAMDNAESISYGFSQEDSELIFDPFFTFDKSDGWRAQRVLIELYVPENIPVEVTDGLRKALDLRRYMRHEVSGKEESSPVQQLTMNFCLPGDASLLRNAFLPDFVSKSVYTL; encoded by the coding sequence ATGAAAAAAACATTAACAGTCAACATAAGCGGCATTGTTTTTCATATTGATGAAGACGCGTATGAAAAGCTCAACCAATACCTTGCCAGTGTCCGCCGCCACTTCACACCCGATGACGGCTGCGATGAGATCATGGCCGATATTGAAAGCCGGATTGCCGAAACCCTGCAGGAAAAAATCAGTGACAGCAAGCAGGTGGTCAGCCTTCAGGATGTACAGGCCGTGATCAGCCAGCTGGGTGAGCCTGACCAGATCGGTGGCGAAGAGGAACCCGCCACCGAAGAAGCGGGCAAAAGGATCCGTACCGAGAAAACCCAGCGCCGCCTTTACCGCGACCCTGAAAATGCCATCCTGGGTGGTGTGGCAGGGGGCTTGGGCGCCTACTTCCAGGTGGATGTCACCTGGATCAGGGTAGCCTTTGTGCTTTTCACTTTTGTTTATGGGTTCGGGCCCTTGCTTTACCTTATCCTCTGGATCGTTGTCCCCAAAGCACGTTCCACCGCTGAGAAGCTGGAGATGCGGGGCGAAAAAGTAACCATCTCCAACATCGAAAGGACCATTCGCGAGGAGCTGGGCGATGTAAAGAAGAATCTGCAGGATTTTTCGGAGGAGGCGCAAGACACCTTCAAAAAAAAAAGTGATTTCGCGTATCAGGACAGCCCTCGAAGAAATTTTGCAACGTTTGCAGGCAATTTTTTCCGGGTTTTTTTCAAAGTCGTCGGCATCCTGATCGGGCTATTCCTGATGTTCTTGGGGGTTTTCCTCCTCGTGGGATTTGCCTCTGCCCTTTTGGGCGGACCTGTGCTGATCGACTCGGATTTCGGGGTACAGCTTTTCTCCTTCCCGGCCCTGGCCGAGATCTTCTTTAACAACAGGACCCTGATCAATCTGGCCATCATCGGCATTATCCTCACCCTGGGGATTCCGCTACTGGCCATGGTATATGCCGGTGCCAGGCTCATCTTCGGCTTCGATGCCAGGATCCGCTACTTCGGTTTTGTGACCTTTATGCTTTGGGTAGCCGGGCTGGGCATTTGCCTTTTCATTTTCCTCAGCGGGGCCCGTAACTTCTCAAGCCAGCGCTCGTTCACCCAGGAAGTGAGCATACCTGTTCCTGAAGCCGGACGGCTGATCCTGGATGTGGATGAACAGAAGATCCGCGACCTTGGTATCAGTCCCGACAGGAACCTCAAGTCAGGAAGCTGGGACCTTCTCTGGATGACAGAGACCGGCCAGCGCAATGGTATCCCCCGCCTGCGTATCATTACTACGACCTCTGATGAGATCAGGCTGATCATTACCAAGGAATCACGGGGGTTAAGTCCTTCAGTGGCCATGGATAATGCCGAAAGCATCTCTTATGGTTTTTCCCAGGAAGACAGCGAATTGATCTTTGACCCCTTTTTCACCTTTGATAAATCGGATGGCTGGAGGGCCCAACGTGTGCTTATCGAGTTGTATGTCCCTGAAAACATCCCGGTGGAAGTGACCGATGGATTGCGTAAAGCACTGGATTTGCGCAGGTATATGCGCCACGAAGTTTCAGGGAAAGAAGAATCTTCTCCTGTGCAACAACTGACGATGAACTTTTGCCTGCCAGGCGATGCAAGCCTGCTGCGGAACGCTTTCCTGCCTGATTTTGTCAGCAAATCGGTTTATACCCTTTGA
- a CDS encoding thiamine pyrophosphate-dependent enzyme — protein MAAKKKEQPEAFVNEVLNDYRIANESRQASLLGRREVLTGKAKFGIFGDGKEVPQLAMAKAFKDGDWRSGYYRDQTFMLATGMMSLETFFSQLYGDTDLSANPDNGGRMMNNHFASRSLDAEGNWKDLTKQKNSSADISPTAGQMPRLLGLAQASKIYRNESGLKDFKKFSNKGNEVAFGTIGDASTSEGHFWETINAAAVLQVPLAMSVWDDGFGISVPKEFQTAKSSISEALSGMEIKKKGERGIHIFREKAWNYEGLIKTYEEGVALSRKEHVPVLFHITEVTQPQGHSTSGSHERYKSKERLEWEKEYDCIRQMRLWILEKGIANEEQLNEIEKQAVARVKEARKNAWDNFQKPILLMRKDFIELVNIANCNCRKSEKIDTLIQELSRIGEPIRKDIISTAKKILRLICHNCASEKSLKHQVMLWLDQAVNDNIDRYGSHLYSETGLSPLKVKEVPPEYADDAPMVNGREILVANFDSIFAHYPESLIFGEDVGNIGGVNQTLEGLQKKYGELRIADTGIREATIIGQGLGMAMRGLRPIAEIQYFDYLLYGLQVLSDDLATLRYRTVGGQKAPLIISTRGHRLEGIWHSGSPMSMVVNAVRGINVLVPRDMTRAAGFYNTLMQCDDPGIVIEPLNGYRLKEKLPANIGDFTLPLGKPEILNEGTDVTLVTYGSCVRIAEDAIEQLKDYDISVELVDVQSMVPFDIHHSIVESLKKTNKIIFFDEDLPGGATAYMMQKVLEEQGGYLYLDAEPGTITAREHRAAYSTDGDYFSNPNAEDVFEKIYNMMNEYNPEKYPQIF, from the coding sequence ATGGCTGCAAAAAAGAAGGAACAACCCGAAGCATTTGTCAATGAAGTGTTGAACGATTATCGCATTGCAAATGAGAGCCGTCAGGCCAGCTTGCTGGGCCGGCGCGAAGTGCTGACCGGCAAGGCTAAATTTGGCATCTTTGGCGATGGCAAGGAGGTGCCCCAACTGGCGATGGCCAAGGCGTTCAAGGATGGCGACTGGCGCAGCGGCTATTACCGCGACCAGACCTTTATGCTGGCCACAGGCATGATGAGCCTTGAGACCTTCTTCAGCCAGCTCTATGGCGACACCGACCTCTCGGCCAACCCCGATAACGGGGGCCGCATGATGAACAACCACTTCGCCTCGCGCAGCCTTGATGCCGAAGGCAACTGGAAAGACCTTACCAAACAAAAGAACTCCTCGGCCGACATCTCGCCTACCGCTGGCCAGATGCCCCGATTACTGGGACTGGCCCAGGCATCGAAAATCTATCGGAATGAGTCAGGATTAAAAGATTTCAAAAAATTCAGCAACAAGGGCAATGAGGTGGCTTTTGGTACCATTGGCGATGCCAGCACCAGTGAAGGCCATTTCTGGGAAACGATAAACGCCGCCGCCGTGCTGCAAGTGCCCCTGGCGATGTCGGTATGGGACGATGGTTTTGGCATCAGCGTGCCCAAGGAATTTCAGACCGCGAAAAGCAGCATCTCCGAGGCCCTCAGCGGGATGGAGATCAAAAAGAAAGGAGAAAGGGGCATCCATATCTTCCGTGAAAAAGCATGGAACTATGAAGGCCTGATCAAAACCTACGAGGAAGGCGTTGCCCTTTCCCGCAAGGAACATGTGCCCGTACTTTTTCACATCACCGAAGTGACCCAGCCCCAGGGACATTCGACCTCGGGCTCACACGAACGCTACAAGAGCAAGGAGCGCCTCGAATGGGAAAAGGAATACGACTGTATCCGGCAAATGCGATTGTGGATACTCGAAAAAGGTATTGCCAATGAGGAACAACTCAATGAGATAGAAAAGCAGGCAGTGGCCCGTGTGAAGGAAGCCCGCAAGAATGCCTGGGATAACTTCCAGAAGCCCATCCTGCTAATGCGAAAGGATTTCATTGAACTGGTGAACATTGCCAATTGCAACTGCCGTAAATCGGAAAAGATCGATACGCTGATCCAGGAGCTCAGCCGGATCGGCGAGCCCATCCGAAAGGACATCATCTCAACGGCCAAAAAAATCCTTCGTCTTATTTGCCACAACTGTGCAAGCGAAAAGTCGCTGAAACACCAGGTGATGCTTTGGCTGGATCAGGCCGTTAACGATAATATTGACCGCTACGGCTCGCACCTCTACAGCGAAACTGGGCTTTCGCCCCTGAAGGTCAAGGAAGTGCCCCCCGAATATGCCGATGACGCCCCTATGGTCAACGGCCGCGAAATCCTGGTGGCCAATTTCGATTCCATATTTGCGCATTATCCTGAATCGCTCATCTTTGGTGAGGACGTGGGCAACATCGGGGGCGTGAACCAGACCCTGGAAGGCCTGCAGAAGAAATACGGCGAGCTGCGCATTGCCGACACCGGCATCCGCGAGGCCACCATCATCGGGCAGGGATTGGGCATGGCGATGCGGGGATTGAGGCCCATTGCCGAGATACAGTATTTCGACTACCTGCTCTATGGATTGCAGGTCCTCAGCGATGATCTGGCCACCCTGCGCTACCGAACGGTGGGAGGCCAAAAAGCTCCGCTGATCATCAGTACCCGCGGCCACCGCCTCGAGGGTATCTGGCATTCGGGCAGCCCCATGAGTATGGTGGTCAATGCCGTACGGGGCATTAACGTACTGGTGCCCAGAGATATGACCCGTGCGGCAGGCTTCTACAACACCCTGATGCAGTGCGACGACCCGGGCATTGTCATCGAACCCCTGAACGGCTACCGCCTGAAGGAAAAACTGCCTGCAAACATCGGGGATTTTACCCTGCCACTGGGCAAGCCTGAGATCCTCAATGAAGGCACCGATGTCACGCTGGTCACCTATGGCTCCTGCGTGCGCATCGCCGAGGATGCCATCGAGCAGCTAAAAGATTACGACATCTCGGTCGAGCTGGTCGATGTACAGTCGATGGTGCCCTTCGACATTCACCACAGCATTGTGGAGTCGCTGAAAAAGACCAACAAGATCATCTTCTTCGATGAGGATCTGCCGGGTGGCGCCACAGCCTATATGATGCAGAAAGTACTGGAAGAGCAGGGCGGATACCTTTACCTCGACGCTGAGCCGGGCACCATCACAGCCCGCGAACACCGTGCAGCCTACAGCACCGACGGCGACTACTTCTCAAACCCCAATGCCGAGGACGTATTCGAAAAGATCTACAACATGATGAACGAATACAATCCCGAAAAATACCCCCAGATCTTCTAG
- a CDS encoding rubrerythrin family protein, whose amino-acid sequence METKSIKGTQTERNLLKSFAGESQAARRYEMYAKVAKQEGYEQIAGFFMETADQERQHAKMFYSYLEGGMVEITASYPAGIVSTTEENLLHAAEGENEEWSMLYPEFARIAEEEGFKRIATTFKLIAAAEKNHEERYLKLLSRVKDGTVFQRPEKTKWYCRKCGYIYEGEKALKNCPTCQHPQAYFEEWGENY is encoded by the coding sequence ATGGAAACAAAAAGCATTAAGGGAACCCAAACCGAGAGGAATCTTTTGAAATCGTTTGCCGGCGAGTCGCAGGCCGCCCGCCGCTATGAGATGTATGCCAAGGTTGCCAAGCAAGAAGGCTATGAGCAGATCGCAGGCTTTTTTATGGAGACTGCCGATCAGGAACGCCAGCACGCCAAGATGTTCTACAGTTACCTGGAAGGGGGCATGGTAGAGATCACCGCCAGCTATCCTGCAGGCATCGTATCCACCACCGAGGAGAACCTGCTGCACGCTGCAGAAGGCGAAAATGAAGAGTGGTCGATGCTGTATCCTGAATTTGCGCGCATTGCCGAGGAAGAAGGCTTCAAACGCATTGCCACCACCTTTAAACTGATTGCTGCGGCCGAGAAGAACCACGAGGAGCGTTACCTGAAGCTGCTCAGCAGGGTTAAGGATGGCACCGTGTTTCAGCGCCCCGAAAAGACCAAGTGGTACTGCCGCAAGTGTGGCTATATTTACGAAGGCGAAAAGGCCCTGAAGAACTGCCCCACCTGCCAGCACCCGCAGGCCTATTTTGAGGAGTGGGGGGAGAATTACTAG
- a CDS encoding class I SAM-dependent methyltransferase, whose product MNRTFRTFYYWLGPKQRRVFRRAFFFPIDLVEKALKRRLQLVPPRGKIFVGQGDFVKIGDSLLKHFIDLCGLQAHHRVLDVGCGIGRIARPLAGFLSEKGSYEGFDIVEEGIEWCNKHYASHPNFRFLFTPLQNDLYNLSTNQKASAFRFPYGDDEFDLVILTSVFTHMQPGDVAHYLREIGRVMKPGGRCFATFFVITPESEQHLDASARPFFTHRYGHYFLHNPRVKDANIAYRIEYLGQLFSDAGLQQLQFHPGWWAGRPQSQCINFQDAMILGK is encoded by the coding sequence ATGAACCGGACGTTCAGGACATTCTATTACTGGCTGGGGCCCAAACAAAGACGGGTATTCCGCAGGGCCTTCTTTTTCCCCATCGACCTTGTGGAAAAAGCGCTGAAACGGCGGCTGCAACTGGTGCCACCGCGCGGGAAGATCTTCGTGGGGCAAGGCGACTTCGTGAAGATCGGCGATAGCCTGCTGAAACACTTCATCGACCTCTGCGGGCTGCAAGCCCACCACCGCGTGCTCGATGTGGGCTGCGGAATAGGACGCATCGCACGGCCCCTGGCAGGCTTCCTCAGCGAAAAAGGCAGCTACGAAGGCTTCGACATCGTGGAGGAAGGCATTGAATGGTGCAACAAACATTATGCCAGCCACCCCAACTTCCGTTTCCTTTTTACCCCCCTGCAAAACGACCTTTACAACCTCTCCACCAACCAGAAAGCCTCGGCATTCCGCTTCCCTTACGGGGATGACGAGTTCGACCTGGTCATCCTCACCTCGGTCTTTACCCATATGCAGCCCGGCGATGTGGCCCATTACCTGCGCGAGATAGGCAGGGTGATGAAGCCCGGCGGGCGCTGCTTCGCCACCTTTTTTGTCATCACCCCCGAATCGGAGCAGCACCTCGATGCATCGGCCAGGCCTTTCTTCACGCACCGCTACGGCCATTACTTCTTGCACAACCCCCGCGTGAAGGACGCCAACATCGCCTACCGCATTGAATATCTGGGCCAATTGTTCAGCGATGCCGGCCTGCAGCAGTTGCAGTTCCACCCCGGCTGGTGGGCCGGCCGGCCCCAAAGTCAGTGCATCAATTTCCAGGATGCGATGATCCTCGGAAAATAA
- a CDS encoding adenylosuccinate synthase, with amino-acid sequence MKQANKADVLLGLQWGDEGKGKIVDVLTPGYQLIARFQGGPNAGHTLEFENRKYVLHTIPSGIFHPASKNLIGSGVVIDPYIFSEELDHLDISQEQLRESLLISARAHLITPSHRLCDAANEASRGKQKIGSTLKGIGPAYTDKIARSGLRLGDSLCAGFETQYQELRKAHLRLVKGLGYAKEDFQIEGLPFDEYEKLWFEGLKRIQGLQLVESEVYINQALDQGVRVLAEGAQGTLLDIDFGSYPFVTSSNTIAAGACTGLGLAPSRIGEVYGIFKAYCTRVGSGPFPTELFDADGDQLRKTGNEFGSTTGRPRRCGWLDLPALKYSVMLNGVTKLIMTKVDVLNEFQQFKVCVGYDYDGQKVDFLPSSFEPEKLRPILQDFKGWHRDLAPFSSIGELPSALKDYLKLIEDFVRVPIEIVSTGPDRVQTLFRK; translated from the coding sequence ATGAAGCAGGCCAACAAGGCAGACGTGCTGCTTGGATTGCAATGGGGCGACGAAGGCAAGGGCAAGATCGTGGATGTGCTCACCCCAGGATATCAGCTCATCGCCCGTTTCCAGGGCGGTCCCAATGCCGGACATACACTGGAGTTCGAAAACCGCAAATACGTCCTGCATACTATCCCTTCGGGCATCTTTCATCCCGCCAGCAAGAACCTCATCGGCAGCGGGGTGGTGATCGACCCATATATCTTCAGCGAAGAACTCGACCACTTGGACATCAGCCAGGAGCAGCTCAGGGAAAGCCTGCTGATCTCGGCCCGTGCCCACCTGATTACGCCCAGTCACCGCCTGTGCGATGCCGCCAACGAAGCATCCCGCGGCAAGCAAAAGATCGGCAGCACCCTTAAGGGGATTGGCCCCGCCTATACCGATAAGATCGCCCGCAGCGGCCTGCGACTGGGCGATTCGTTGTGCGCAGGTTTTGAAACACAGTACCAGGAACTCAGGAAAGCCCACCTGAGGCTGGTGAAAGGACTGGGCTATGCAAAAGAAGATTTCCAAATCGAAGGCTTGCCCTTTGATGAATACGAAAAGCTTTGGTTTGAAGGCCTGAAACGCATCCAAGGCCTGCAGCTGGTCGAGAGCGAGGTTTACATCAACCAGGCGCTCGACCAGGGCGTCAGGGTGCTGGCCGAAGGCGCCCAGGGCACCTTGCTCGACATCGATTTTGGCTCCTATCCCTTCGTGACTTCCAGCAACACCATTGCCGCCGGCGCCTGCACCGGGCTGGGCCTGGCCCCCTCCCGGATAGGCGAGGTCTATGGCATCTTCAAGGCCTATTGCACACGCGTGGGCAGCGGCCCTTTCCCCACCGAGCTTTTTGATGCCGATGGCGATCAACTGCGCAAAACAGGCAATGAGTTCGGCTCCACTACCGGGAGGCCCAGGCGCTGCGGCTGGCTCGACCTGCCCGCCCTGAAATATTCGGTGATGCTCAACGGCGTGACCAAACTCATCATGACCAAAGTGGATGTCCTCAACGAGTTTCAGCAGTTCAAAGTCTGTGTGGGCTATGACTACGACGGGCAGAAGGTCGATTTTTTGCCCTCCTCCTTCGAACCCGAAAAACTCAGGCCCATCCTGCAGGACTTCAAAGGCTGGCATCGCGACCTGGCACCATTCAGCAGCATCGGCGAATTGCCATCAGCCCTGAAGGACTACCTGAAGCTGATCGAAGATTTCGTCAGGGTACCCATCGAAATCGTTTCCACCGGTCCCGACCGCGTGCAAACCCTTTTCAGGAAGTGA
- a CDS encoding transcriptional repressor has product MKESKADQEVYEAVKNIFSSYLTAHGHRKTPERFTILREIYLTDGHFDVESLYIKMKNNKYRVSRATLYNTIELLQHCNLVIKHQFGKNVAQFEKSFKYKQHDHAICTECGKVLEFCDPRLMEIQNSVQDLMNFKVTHRSFVLYGLCNECRKLKEN; this is encoded by the coding sequence ATGAAGGAATCGAAGGCAGATCAGGAGGTTTACGAAGCGGTAAAGAACATTTTTTCCTCTTATCTGACGGCTCACGGTCACCGCAAGACCCCCGAGCGTTTTACCATTTTACGTGAGATATACCTCACCGATGGCCATTTTGATGTGGAGTCGCTTTACATTAAAATGAAGAACAATAAGTACCGGGTGAGCCGTGCCACTTTATATAACACCATTGAACTGCTTCAGCACTGCAACCTGGTCATCAAGCATCAGTTCGGGAAAAATGTTGCCCAGTTTGAGAAGTCTTTCAAATACAAGCAACACGATCACGCCATATGTACCGAATGTGGCAAGGTGCTTGAGTTTTGTGACCCGCGTCTCATGGAGATCCAAAACTCTGTTCAGGATCTCATGAATTTTAAGGTTACCCATCGTTCCTTTGTTTTATACGGGCTCTGCAACGAATGCCGCAAGCTAAAGGAAAACTAG
- a CDS encoding bifunctional (p)ppGpp synthetase/guanosine-3',5'-bis(diphosphate) 3'-pyrophosphohydrolase, with product MKARDMQETTYDQERAEILKRYRKLISSCRPTTSKEDRERMRLAFDFAVEAHKNHRRKSGEPYIYHPIAVGQIVVEEIGLGTTSVICSLLHDVVEDTDYTLTDIKEHFGEEVARIIDGLTKISDIFDQTTSVQAENFRKMLLTLSDDVRVILIKLADRLHNMRTLDSLPPKKQLKIANETLYLFAPLAHRLGFHAIKSELEDLALKYTEPEIFSTISQKLVDSEEERNRFIHSFTLPIKKALQKEGFNFTILARTKSISSIWGKMQKKEVPFEEVYDIFAIRVIVDTPEQREKADCWKVYSIVTDIYRPNPDRLRDWISTPKANGYESLHTTVMSKSGKWVEVQIRSQRMDEIAEKGYAAHWKYKESKTGESGIDKWLRRIREILKTAESDALDFIDDFKLNLFSDEIIVFTPKGELRTLPLGSTALDFAYSIHSEIGNHCLGAKVNHKLVPLSNVLKSGDQVEIITSAKQTPKTDWLNYVTTARAKGKIKAALKEERKKQAEDGKEILERKLRQFKIDFNPANIQKLVEYFKLASPLDLYFEVAIGKIGQKELKAYHSDQEKGGILSYLKNPFGRSREASAPEKIPEADPIRQQLKSKPDTLLIGDNLENLNYTLSPCCNPIPGDDVFGFVTINEGIKIHRNNCPNAVQLMSKYAYRIVKAKWITNKNIAFLSGIRIKGIDEIGLLRNLTNTISSEYNINIRSINIDTNAGTFEGTVMLYIHDTQHLNNLINKLKKLKGVQSVSRIGKIS from the coding sequence ATGAAAGCCAGGGATATGCAGGAAACCACTTATGATCAGGAACGCGCGGAGATACTGAAGCGTTACCGCAAGCTCATCTCCTCCTGCAGGCCCACCACCAGCAAGGAAGACCGGGAGCGGATGCGGCTGGCCTTTGATTTTGCCGTGGAGGCCCATAAGAACCATAGAAGGAAGAGTGGCGAGCCCTACATATATCATCCCATTGCCGTTGGACAGATCGTGGTGGAAGAGATCGGACTGGGCACCACCAGCGTGATCTGTTCGCTCCTGCATGATGTGGTGGAAGATACGGATTACACCCTGACCGACATCAAGGAGCACTTCGGTGAAGAGGTGGCACGCATCATTGACGGTTTGACAAAGATTTCCGATATTTTTGACCAGACCACTTCAGTGCAGGCAGAGAACTTCCGCAAAATGCTGCTGACGCTTTCTGATGACGTAAGGGTAATCCTGATCAAGCTGGCTGACCGCCTGCACAACATGCGGACGCTTGATTCGCTGCCTCCCAAGAAGCAACTGAAGATTGCCAACGAAACCCTTTATCTTTTTGCTCCCCTGGCGCACCGTCTGGGTTTCCACGCCATCAAAAGCGAACTGGAAGACCTGGCGCTGAAATATACCGAGCCGGAAATCTTCAGTACAATTTCCCAAAAGCTGGTGGACTCTGAAGAAGAACGTAACCGCTTCATCCATTCGTTCACCCTCCCCATAAAGAAAGCCTTGCAAAAGGAGGGTTTTAATTTTACTATCCTTGCGCGGACCAAATCGATCAGTTCGATATGGGGCAAGATGCAGAAAAAAGAAGTGCCTTTTGAGGAGGTGTATGACATCTTCGCCATCCGTGTCATTGTTGACACCCCCGAGCAGCGGGAAAAGGCCGATTGCTGGAAGGTTTATTCCATTGTGACTGATATTTACCGGCCCAATCCCGACCGGCTGCGCGACTGGATCTCTACGCCCAAGGCCAATGGCTATGAATCATTACATACCACCGTGATGAGTAAGTCAGGGAAATGGGTGGAGGTTCAGATTCGTTCTCAGCGCATGGATGAAATTGCCGAGAAAGGTTATGCAGCCCACTGGAAATACAAGGAGTCAAAGACCGGGGAAAGCGGTATCGATAAATGGCTGCGGCGCATCCGCGAGATACTCAAAACAGCTGAATCCGATGCCCTAGATTTTATCGACGACTTCAAACTCAACCTCTTCTCTGACGAGATCATTGTGTTTACCCCCAAGGGTGAGCTACGTACCCTCCCATTGGGTAGTACCGCGCTTGACTTTGCCTACAGCATCCACTCGGAAATAGGCAACCACTGCCTGGGTGCCAAGGTGAACCATAAACTGGTTCCCCTGAGCAACGTTTTGAAAAGCGGTGATCAGGTGGAGATCATCACTTCAGCCAAACAAACCCCCAAGACAGACTGGCTGAATTATGTTACCACTGCTCGTGCCAAAGGGAAGATCAAGGCTGCCCTGAAGGAAGAACGTAAAAAACAGGCGGAGGATGGGAAGGAGATTCTGGAACGGAAGCTCAGGCAGTTCAAGATCGATTTCAACCCTGCCAATATCCAGAAACTGGTTGAATACTTTAAGCTGGCTTCCCCCCTCGACCTGTATTTCGAGGTGGCTATCGGGAAGATCGGCCAAAAGGAACTCAAGGCTTACCATTCGGATCAGGAAAAAGGGGGCATCCTGAGTTACCTTAAAAACCCCTTTGGCCGCTCACGCGAGGCTTCTGCCCCCGAGAAAATCCCTGAGGCCGATCCCATTCGCCAGCAACTGAAGAGCAAACCCGATACCCTGCTCATCGGCGATAACCTCGAAAACCTCAACTATACCCTTTCGCCCTGTTGTAACCCCATCCCCGGCGATGATGTGTTTGGATTTGTAACTATCAACGAAGGCATCAAGATACACCGCAACAACTGCCCCAACGCCGTGCAGCTCATGTCGAAGTATGCCTACCGTATCGTGAAGGCCAAATGGATCACCAACAAGAACATTGCCTTCCTTTCGGGGATTCGAATCAAGGGCATCGACGAGATTGGGCTGCTGCGCAACCTGACCAACACCATTTCGAGCGAATACAACATCAACATCCGGAGTATTAATATTGACACCAATGCCGGTACCTTTGAGGGAACGGTAATGCTTTACATCCATGATACCCAGCACCTGAACAACCTGATCAATAAACTGAAGAAACTGAAAGGAGTCCAGTCTGTTTCACGTATTGGAAAAATTTCCTAA
- a CDS encoding Ppx/GppA family phosphatase: MNPRSEARKPFTSILRIFYVRNKFMLLAAIDIGSNAVRLFFSNVFELKGEIIVEKASLVRIPLRLGEQVFKKGKISGDKADGLVKTMKAFKLLIDVVQPVAYRACATAAMREAENKDALVKRIRKEAAIDIEVIDGLEEARIVSTVTNLSFDGRFSKAMYIDVGGGSTEISIMDQHRIVDSNSFKIGTVRMLNEMVKPSEWNKMQDWLTRFKGQDEPLLLVGSGGNINKINKLYGDTNRKVLSIESLEQALEHLGEYPVEDRIALLGLRPDRADVIIPAGQIFHFIMKYLEVDYVFVPKIGLSDGIVSMLFKEQMGKKPLQKKS, encoded by the coding sequence ATGAACCCCCGATCCGAAGCCAGGAAGCCATTTACCAGTATTTTAAGAATCTTTTATGTCAGGAATAAGTTTATGCTGCTAGCTGCCATAGATATCGGCTCAAATGCCGTCCGTCTCTTTTTTTCGAATGTATTTGAACTGAAGGGTGAGATTATTGTCGAGAAAGCTTCACTGGTGCGTATTCCGCTTCGTCTTGGGGAACAGGTTTTCAAAAAGGGAAAGATCTCGGGAGATAAGGCCGATGGCCTTGTTAAGACCATGAAGGCCTTTAAGTTGCTGATCGATGTGGTGCAACCGGTTGCATACCGGGCCTGTGCAACGGCAGCCATGCGTGAGGCAGAAAACAAGGATGCACTGGTGAAGAGGATCCGCAAAGAAGCGGCTATTGACATTGAAGTAATCGACGGTCTGGAGGAGGCACGCATTGTAAGCACGGTGACCAACCTGAGTTTTGATGGAAGGTTCAGCAAGGCCATGTATATTGACGTAGGCGGAGGGAGTACAGAGATATCCATCATGGATCAACACCGCATTGTTGATTCCAACTCCTTCAAGATTGGTACGGTGAGAATGCTCAATGAGATGGTGAAACCTTCGGAATGGAATAAAATGCAGGACTGGCTCACGCGTTTTAAAGGGCAGGATGAACCTTTGCTGCTGGTAGGTTCAGGCGGGAATATCAACAAAATCAACAAGTTATACGGGGACACCAACCGGAAGGTACTTTCCATTGAATCACTTGAACAGGCGCTGGAACACCTTGGCGAGTATCCGGTGGAGGACCGCATTGCCCTGCTGGGTTTGCGTCCCGACCGTGCCGATGTAATCATTCCTGCTGGTCAGATCTTTCACTTCATTATGAAATATCTTGAAGTAGATTATGTATTTGTCCCCAAGATCGGTCTTTCGGATGGCATAGTAAGCATGTTGTTCAAAGAGCAAATGGGTAAGAAACCTTTGCAGAAAAAATCATAA